From Clostridia bacterium:
TCACCTCCTGCATTGACCTTTCAAGAGCTTTAACATTACCTTCTACAACTTCAGGTTTCTTTGCAAATTTATGTTTAAAGGAATCAACCATATCTTCCAGGAATTTCTTCTCATCCATAACACCGCTAACTTTTACTACAGCTCCAAGCATCGGAGTATTTGGGAAGTATTTGCCCAAAGTTTCTATGGAGATTGTTCTTGCATCTATTGTACAAATTTTTCCTTTATATCCTTTCAATAAAGGCCTTACTTCTTCCGGTGTTTTAGTAGTGTTTATTATAATTGCACCTGATTCCTTCAAACCAGCTGTAACATCCACAGAAGTAAGAAGTGTATCATCAACAACTACAACAAACTCAGGTTCATAAATATTACAGTGAATTGTCAGCTTCTCGTCACTTATTCTGTTATACGCAGTAATAGGTGCACCCATTCTTTCTGAACCGTATTCCGGAAAACCTTGAATATACTTTCCGGTATTGAACGCTGCATCAGCGAGTAACAATGATGCAGTTTTTGCGCCTTGTCCACCTCGTCCATGCCATCTAATCTCAACAACCTTGCCCATGTGGTAAACCTCCTCTTTATAATTAAATATAATGTTGCTATTGGTCATATTAGTTATAATGCAACAGCGGAAAGGATTGGCTGATTTAAGAAACTTTCAGGTTATATGTAAAAATCATGAAAGTATTCTTATATACAACATCAGGGAATCAGTCATGTTTACATCCTTACCTGAAAATTAAAAATAACTGACTAACCAGACAACAATGTTATTTTCACTCAAATAAAAGTATACTTCCTTGTTTATTTTTTGTCAAGCCACGAAGCATAAAACACTTATATATAGGGAACAATAGGTAGTTAAATTGTTCTTTGTATACAAGAAAAGACTATCGCCCTTTTGCAAGCGTAAAATGAAGGTTTATATATTTAGAAAATTAATCCATAAAGTATCAGCATAGTCTGCCACATAAAAAAGAAGCCAGTATTGCATACTGGCTCAGACCTCTAGATTAGGAAGTCAATGATTGTGTGTAATCAGTTATGACTTCAGATGCTAAAAATAACTTTGAATACTACCAGCAGTATTATTCCGGGTATTCCTAAAAATCCTACTATCAAAGCAGATACAACATTTAAAGCAATATGATAGTTGAATACACCACCAATAAGGTTTATAAAAAGCAGTACTATCCCGCCTATTATTGCATTATAAAGCAGTTTAACCAATATCTTCATAGGATATATACACATTCTCCCCAATAAAAATAAAATAATTATTCCAATAACATATGCAAATAGAACACTTAACTCTATAGCCATAATTATATATATATACTTGGCCAAATATTTATTACAAAAACCATAATAAAAAAGGTTGACTAAATCAACCTTTTTTTCAGTAACTTAAGTGATCTCTACCATATATTGATTCAGCTGTATCCAGGGAATCCAGGCGTATACCTTTTTCCTTTGCCTTTTTTATATAGTACTCATATCTTACCTGGCAAGCCTTAATTTTATAAGTGTAATAATCTACAAGCTCTTGCTCGTCTG
This genomic window contains:
- a CDS encoding 2-oxoacid:acceptor oxidoreductase family protein gives rise to the protein MGKVVEIRWHGRGGQGAKTASLLLADAAFNTGKYIQGFPEYGSERMGAPITAYNRISDEKLTIHCNIYEPEFVVVVDDTLLTSVDVTAGLKESGAIIINTTKTPEEVRPLLKGYKGKICTIDARTISIETLGKYFPNTPMLGAVVKVSGVMDEKKFLEDMVDSFKHKFAKKPEVVEGNVKALERSMQEVKGL
- a CDS encoding pro-sigmaK processing inhibitor BofA family protein, encoding MAIELSVLFAYVIGIIILFLLGRMCIYPMKILVKLLYNAIIGGIVLLFINLIGGVFNYHIALNVVSALIVGFLGIPGIILLVVFKVIFSI